In Trichocoleus desertorum NBK24, the following are encoded in one genomic region:
- the pgsA gene encoding CDP-diacylglycerol--glycerol-3-phosphate 3-phosphatidyltransferase gives MTVPTWITLSRLLGVPLLLYGLHDPTPEARWFCLAIFLVAAGTDWLDGYLARKLNQVTDLGKFLDPLVDKLLVLAPLLALIELDQVPAWGVFLILGRELTIAGWRVNPTMTGGTITGANLWGKLKTVSQIAAIALLIAPLPAVWTTPSLVAFWLAVVLTWVSGAIYLWPQRPQPVA, from the coding sequence ATGACTGTTCCTACCTGGATCACGCTATCTCGTTTGCTAGGTGTCCCTTTACTGCTTTACGGTCTGCATGATCCCACCCCAGAAGCCCGTTGGTTTTGTCTAGCCATTTTCCTGGTTGCAGCAGGCACTGACTGGCTTGATGGTTATCTAGCCCGCAAGCTGAATCAAGTGACAGATTTAGGTAAGTTTCTTGATCCCCTTGTAGATAAGCTACTGGTCTTAGCACCGCTGCTGGCTCTGATTGAGCTAGACCAAGTGCCAGCTTGGGGGGTTTTTTTAATTTTGGGTCGAGAACTTACGATCGCAGGTTGGCGAGTTAACCCTACTATGACAGGCGGCACGATTACAGGGGCAAACCTCTGGGGCAAACTCAAAACAGTCAGCCAAATTGCCGCGATCGCTCTCCTGATTGCTCCGTTACCTGCCGTTTGGACAACTCCTAGCCTAGTAGCCTTTTGGCTGGCTGTCGTTTTGACGTGGGTATCTGGAGCAATTTATCTGTGGCCGCAACGGCCTCAACCCGTCGCCTAA
- a CDS encoding sugar transferase yields the protein MITTSDLSPTNFTTSGFIKFGCAADVHPSVNSKVKRLLDIIGALVGLVMTAAIAIPVAIALQLDNPGPIFYSQMRCGCQGNPFRIWKFRSMVADADQLKHLVTNEAKGHIFKNQADPRVTRVGRFLRKTSLDELPQFWNVLMGDMSLVGTRPPTIDEVKRYNRRHWQRLNVKPGMTGEWQVHGRSTVKDFEQVVSLDLRYQRHWSIAYDLHLIVKTIGVVLNKSGAC from the coding sequence GTGATTACAACTTCTGATCTCTCTCCTACTAACTTCACCACCAGCGGTTTCATCAAGTTTGGCTGTGCGGCTGACGTGCACCCCTCGGTTAATAGCAAAGTCAAGCGTCTGCTCGATATCATAGGTGCCTTAGTAGGATTGGTCATGACTGCTGCGATCGCCATTCCCGTTGCGATCGCCCTCCAGCTTGATAATCCAGGCCCTATCTTCTACAGCCAAATGCGCTGCGGTTGCCAAGGAAACCCTTTCCGCATTTGGAAATTCCGTTCAATGGTAGCAGACGCCGACCAACTCAAGCATCTAGTCACCAATGAGGCCAAAGGTCATATCTTCAAGAACCAAGCTGATCCTCGTGTGACTCGTGTCGGTCGTTTTCTCAGAAAAACCAGTCTAGATGAGCTGCCCCAGTTTTGGAATGTGCTGATGGGAGACATGAGCCTAGTTGGAACTCGGCCTCCCACAATTGATGAGGTCAAGCGTTACAACAGACGGCACTGGCAAAGACTGAATGTCAAGCCTGGGATGACGGGAGAATGGCAGGTACATGGCCGCTCCACTGTCAAGGATTTTGAACAAGTTGTTAGCTTAGACCTCCGCTATCAACGCCACTGGTCTATCGCTTACGACCTCCACCTCATCGTTAAAACAATTGGCGTTGTCTTAAATAAAAGTGGTGCTTGCTAA